The Cellulophaga lytica DSM 7489 nucleotide sequence TTTGTTTTAGATCAAATAGAATACCATGATATATCTGAAGGTGTAATTTATGCCAAACACAAAGGTGTTAAGTTAAATTTGTATTATACACCAACTAAGTTAACAGAAAACTCTTTAGTATTTAATAAAAAACTAATGGCACAATGGTGGGAGCAAGGTTTTAGTTATGCAGAAAAGAAAGCTGCAAAATTAAAAGTTAGCATTCCTATGTCTAAATAATATACAATAGTTGATATAAAAAAAAGACCGCTTTTAAAAGCAGTCTTTAAGTATAAGTTATAACGGATGTAAGTTTACCAAAGTTCACTAATTTCCTTTTTAATGTAGCTTAATGCTGTAGCAGATGGTGATGCCTTATCCATTGTATCATTTAAAATATCTTCACGTAATTTATCTGCAGAATCTGCTTCACTCATAGCGGCTTTGCGTATGGTTTGTATTGTAGCGCTTTTAGCCGTTTTAATAATATTCCAGCTTTCATCAGACAAATATATTTGTTGAGACAAGTTGTGGTCAAACTCTTTTTCAATATTCTTTATTAATAAAGTTTCATATGCATTTTTATCATTACCCACAGGAGCAACACGTACTACTAAACTAGGTATAGATATACGCTCTAAAAATAAAGCCATACGCTCATAAGCTTGTAATCTGGTAGGTATGGTATTTTTTTGAGAATCTTTATGTAATAAAAAACGTCTTCTGCCTTCCTCATTTTTAGTATGCATTTTAAAAAAATAAAAAGCTACCATACCAGTTACTACACTAGGCAATAAATAGGCAAACATTTGTAATATAATTTCTGTTGTCATTGCGGGTTATATTTTAAGTTTGATTACGGTTGTAAAACGCACAATTTGCACAAAAATTATATGAATATTAAATATCAACAAACATCACATTAGTTAATGCTTTTCATATGCTCTCTAACGCGTAAATAAAAGTTAGCATAATCTGTATGTATTTTAAACAAAACAGTATTGTTATTCTGCGTAGTACTTTCTAAGCTAATACGCTCTGTAACAACATTAAACTTGCTAACTAGGCTATTTTGTAATGCAGATAAGCTAGAGCTTGTACTAGTTATAGTTAGTTTAGAGTCTATATTTAACTCTAGTATTTTAGATATTTTTTCAAGAAAAGCTTCTCCTGTAGCGCTTACTTTTGTTTTTGATGCATCTAATATATTTTGCTCTGTTTCGGTAATTACAACTTCACCATTGGTTACTGCAATTTTAGCATTTTCACCTAAAGACTGTTTAGCGTTTGTTAATATAACAATAGCAGTAGAATCGTTTTTACTAAAAGAGTCTTCAATAATAGAAAGTTGAGATTCCTTAGCCTTTAAAGCTTCTAAAGTTCTTGCCATATTTTTAGAATTTTGACTAGATACTTGCGTAAAGTTTTTAAGATTAGTTAATAAGGATTTATTTGCATTTTGTAACTCTGTAGCTTGGTTTTTATATAAGTCTGCTTCTGCAACACTTACTTTTGCTACTTTATTAGCTTCTGCTAAGGCAATGTTGGTTTGTGAAATACTATCTTTTAGTGTCTGTATTTGAGCAATTAAGTCGCTCTTTTTTTGAGCAAAAGATACTATTGTAAAACATAAAAGTAGTAGGGTAGATAGGGTATTTTTTTTCATAAAATTTATAAGATTTAAGTGACAAATTTAAACATTTAATTTAGCTTACAAATTAATTTTAATAAGTTGTGTTTTTTATAAATAATGGTATAGTTTCCTAATAATAACGTAAAGATGTGTGGTAATAATGACTGGCATATTGTTTTTTAATATCTTGCACACCAAAAATTAATTACTGTTGCATATGTCATATACTACCTGTGTAGTAATACCTTGTTATAATGAAGTTAAAGAACTTAAAAATAGAGTTTATGATGGCTTTTTAAAAGAAGATACAAATACGCTTATTTGTTTTGTAGATGATGGCTCTACAGACGGTACTTATACAGAACTAAAAAGTTTAGAAAAACAGTATCCAACCAAGGTTGTAGTTTATAAAAACCCCAATAATGTTGGTAAAGCAGAATCTGTTAGAAACGGAGTAAATTTTGCTTGTGAAAATTATGAAATAAAACTTGTGGGTTATTTAGATGCCGATTTGGCAACTTCATTAGAAGAGTTTTCTTTTTTAACCACTTATATAGACAATACTATTTCTTTTGTTTTTGGCTCTAGAATAATGAAGCTTGGCTCTACAATAGAGCGCAAGGCATCTCGTTTTTTTATTGGTAGGTTTATAGCTACAGTAATTTCTACAATTTTAGATTTAAAAGTTTACGATACACAATGCGGCTGTAAAATATTTAAAAAAGATTTGGCTTTAGAAGTTTTTAATAAACCATTTGTTTCTCGTTGGCTTTTTGATGTAGAAATATTTAATAGAATTGTAGTATTTTACGGTAAAGAAAAAGCTCTAACAAAAATGTTAGAAGTCCCCTTAAAGCGTTGGGTAGATCAAGGAGATTCTAAAGTAAAAACATCTTACTTTTTTCAGCTTTGGTTAGATTTATATAAAATTAATAAAATTTGCAAAAAGGGATTAAAACACAATAATAGTATATAAAATGACAGAGAAGAAAACTACAGTAAATTATATGTTGATAGCAGTTTTGTCTATCGTTGTCTTCAGGTTTATTATTACAGGAGCAATACCTTTGTTAGATAAAACAGAGGCTCGTTATGCAGAAATATCTAGACTAATGCAAGAAACGGGAGAGTGGGTTGTACTACAAATAGATTATAACGAACCTTTTTGGGCTAAACCACCGCTATCTACTTGGATGTCTGCAATGAGTTTTGAGCTTTTTGGAGTAAATGAGTTAACAGCAAGGCTGCCATCATTTTTGCTAGGTGTTGCAATGCTTTTTATACTAGGTTACTTTGTTAAAAAAACAAAAGTATCTCCGTTAGTGCCAGCTTTAGTTTTAGTTACTACACCAGAGTTTTTAATTCATATGGGAGTGGTTTCTACAGATTCTGCTTTGTGTTTTAGTGTAATGTTAATTATGCTATCATTCTGGAAAAGTATTACATCAGACAAAAAAACAATTTGGAATTACCTCTTTTTTGTTGGCTTAGGTTTAGGTTTTTTAGCCAAAGGACCATTGGTGTTAGTATTAACGGGAGCTCCAGTGTTTTTTTGGTTGTTGTTAGACCGTAAAACGTTTTTCTCTAACTTAGCTAAATTGCCTTGGATAGTTGGTTTGCTAGTTACTGTAGTTATTGCGTTACCTTGGTATTTATTAACAGAACAAAGATCACCAGGTTTTATAGATTATTTTATTGTTGGTGAGCATTTTAATAGGTTTTTAAAGCCAGGATGGAGCGGAGATTTATATGGTCAGCCAAAAACACAGCCATTAGGTTTAATTTGGGTATTTATGTTGTCTTTTTGTTTGCCTTGGTTTTATATAGTATTGGCAAAAATAGTAAAGCTTAAAAAGCGCATTTTAGATGATAAGTATGTAGCGTTTTTATTGTTTTGGTTGTTTTGGACACCAATTTTCTTTACCATATCTAAAAATATTTTACATACCTACATTTTGCCTTCTACAGTACCAATGGCACTTTTAATTGCACATTGGTGGCCAGAATACAAGCATAAAAAGAAGGCACTAATTGCCTGTTCTATATTTCCTATTTTAGTTTTTATAGCAGGTGCAGGACTTTTGGTTACTGACCAATGGAAAGTATATATGAACTCTGATAAATTACTAGTAGCTAAATCTGAAGAATTAAAAATTGATAAAAATCCTCCTATTTTGTACCTAGATTCTAAAACATACTCTAGTCAGTTTTATAACAAAGGTAATGTTATAGATACTAGAGATGAACCTACTAAAATAGATTCTATTTTAGAGGCTTATGATAAACTTTATATTTTATCGGATAAAAGAGAGTTTTACCTTTTACCTAAAAAGTACGTAAGTAAATTACAGGTAATAGATACAACAAAAAAAGCACGTCTATATTTGTACAATAAATAAGCGCTTTTGCCATTATAATTTAAAAAAAATGAGCCTATTTTTTAGGCTCGTTTTTCATATATTCTTTTCCGCCTAAGTGTACACAATCATATAGTTCTTGCATGCCATTAAAAGGAACTTTTGCTTTGTTGTAACCATAGGTAAAAGCTAAACTTCTATTTAGTTCATTATCGTCTAGGTTTACTTGTATATCATCCATAGTATATTGGCAAGGATGCTCATAACCAGAGGCGTGTGTAATTTCTATTAACTCTTTTCTAAAACTTTTAAAATATTGAGCCAAACGATCTGACTTAAGAGGAACATTTATGCCTCTTTGTAACCACTGATTTTGTGTAGCTATACCAGCCGGACACGTGTTTGTATGGCAAGATTGTGCTTGTATACACCCAATACTCATCATTGCTTCACGTGCAACATTTATACAATCTACTCCCATTGCAAATGCCATTGCAGCTTTTGCAGGGAAACCTAATTTACCGCTACCAATAAACACAATTCTGTCTGTTAGTTTTTTCTCTAAAAACAATTTGTATAAGCTAGAGAAACCATAAACCCACGGTAAAGAAACGTGGTCTGCAAAACTTGGCGGAGCAGCACCAGTACCACCTTCACCACCATCTACAGTAATAAAATCTGGTCCTTTACCTGTTTTTAACATAATATCTGCTAGCTCTTCCCACTGATCTAATTTTCCAATAGCTCCTTTAATACCTACGGGTAATCCTGTTTTTTCTGCTATTTCTTCAATTAAATTTACCAATTCTTGTACAGAACTAAACGCTTTATGTGTAGCTGGTGACAAAACATCTTTTCCTATTTCTACACCACGTATTTCTGCTAATTCTGCAGTAATTTTAGCTCCAGGTAAAACACCACCTTTTCCTGGTTTAGCTCCTTGAGATAATTTTATTTCAATGGCTTTAATACAAGGGTTGTTTTCTACTAAATTGGTTAGCTTTTCCATAGATAAATTTCCGTCTTCAGATCTTACTCCAAAGTAGCCAGTTCCAAAATGAAAAATTACATCTCCTCCTTGTTTATGGTAAGGAGATAAACCACCTTCACCAGTATTATGGTAAGCGCCACTTTTTAACACACCTTTGTTCATAGCTTCTACAGCAGCAGCAGATAAAGAACCAAAGCTCATTGCAGATACATTTATTGCAGATGCAGGTCTAAAAGGTTTTTTACGTTTATTGTATGCACCTATTACTTTAGCGCAAGGTAAAAAGGTTTTGTCTTTAGCGTTAGGATGATTTTCATCAATTTTATAAGCCATCATTTGGTTTTTAACAAAAATATGCTGGTGTGCATATACATCTCTGTCTGTACCAAAGCCTTCGTAATTATTTTCGCTTTTTGCAGAAGCATAAATCCATCCGCGCTCTATGCGGTTAAAAGGTAATTCTTCTCTATTGTTAGCAACAAAATATTGTCTCATTTCTGGACCAATACTTTCTAACATATACCTTATATGCCCAACAATGGGAAAGTTGTGAGAAATAGTATGTTTTTTCTGAAAAAAAATATCTCGTATAGCAACTAAAGCTAATACTATTAATACCCATATCCACCATGAGATACTAGATATAAAACTTAAAAAAGAATCCATTTAATTATGTATTTGTTAACTAAAGCCAAACTTATTATAAGTTTGGCTTTGTAATTATGCTACAAAAATAACCAAATCTGTGGTCATTTATTGTTAGGTTTAACGTTATTTATTTAAATAATCTAGACTCATTTCTGTTAGTGTTTTAACACCTAAAAGCATTCCGTTATCATCTATTTTAAAGTCTGGCGTATGGTGTGGGTAAGCTTCTTTGTTTCCAGGAGTCATTCCGCCTAAAAAGAAATAGAAACCAGGGACTAGTTCTTGAAAATATGAAAAATCTTCGCCGCCAGTAGTAGCTTTAGTTAACTGCACATTTTTATTACCCGCAACTCGTTGCATTGTTGGTAACATTTGGTTTACCAAGGCAATATCATTATACGTAATAGAGGTCTGACTTTCTACACTAAATGTTGCACTACCACCATAAGCTTTAGCAATAGTTTCTGTCATTTCTTTCATTCTACGTAAAATAAGCTCTCGCATATCCGGATTTAAAGTTCTTACAGTGCCAATAAGTTCGGCACTTTCTGGAATAATGTTAAAACGAACACCACTTGTAATTTTACCAACAGTAATAACTGCTGCTTCTTCAGTTAGTTTAGATTCTCTACTAATTATGGTTTGCAAGCCGTCTATAATTTTAGCAGAAATTACTATGGGATCTACACCAGACCAAGGTTGTGAACCGTGCGTTTGTTTACCTTTTACGTTAATAACAAAACGCTCTACTGCAGCCATTATACCCTCTGTTTTGTATTTAATAACACCTACTGGTGTACCAGAATTAATGTGTAATCCAAAAATAGCATCTACTTTAGGGTTTTCCATAACACCTTCTTTTATCATTAAAGCAGCACCACCTTCTTCTCCTGGAGGTGCACCTTCTTCCGCAGGTTGAAAAATAAACTTAACAGTACCGTTTATTTTGTCTTTATTTTTAGCTAAAATCTCTGCAACACCCATTAAAATTGCAGTATGTGTATCATGGCCACAAGCGTGCATAACACCAGTTTCTACGCCTAAAAATGTATCTGTAACGTTAGATTTAAATGGTAAATTATTGCGTTCAGTAACAGGTAAAGCATCTATATCTGCCCTTAAAGCAATTACTTTACCCGGTTTTTTACCTTTTAAAATACCTACAACACCAGTTATAGCAACCTTAGTTTGTACTTCTATACCTAATGATTTTAAATGAGCAGCAATTTTTTCTGCAGTTTTAAACTCTCTGTTAGATAATTCAGGATTTTGATGAAAATGATGCCTCCATTCTATAACTTTTTTTTCTATGTTTTTGTAATCGTTCTCTAACTTATAATTTTGTGCTTGTAGGGCAGAACCGCAAAGCAAGAGTGTTAAAATAAATTTGTTTTTAGTTTTCATATTTATATAATTAGTCAGTTATTTTGGTTTTTTTATTAATCTTAAAAATTAGATTTCCATTCTCATATTTACTAAGTGTTTTTTAAATCCGGCTTTTTCATAAGCCCGTAAGGCAGCAGTATTTTCGCTGTAGACATCTAACCTAACTTCTGTAGTATTCTGTTCTTTTATCCATTTAAATAAAAAATCTATAATATTTTTATTTATTCCTTTTCCTCGGTATTTAGGGTCTATATACATAAAACCTAAATAGGCGTAATTGTTGTGTTTTAAATGTTTTTTAGCTTGTTTAATTGTTGCGTACGCAGAGCCAATTAATGTATTGTTTAGTGTTGCAACAGCTACAAGTGTGTTTGTATCTTCTAATAAATTTTTAATACTGTAATAAGAAATTGGATCTGGTTTTAGAGTTTTATCAAAAGGACGCTCGGCAGAAATAATGCCTTGCTCAAAAGATTTTAAAGTTTGCAAATCTTTTAATTCTGCTGCTCTAATTTTAATTTCTTTCAATATTTTTATGGTTTAAATTGTAGTATTCTCTAAAGATATTTAAAATTAAACTGCTATTAAATTTTATTGTTTATAATTATTAAAACTACTTGTTTTATCTGGAGTTAATTATGGTTAAATTTACACTTCTCTAAATTATATAAGAAAAAACAATTGGAAGAATTTATTGCCCAACTTAACGAGGCTCAAAAAGCACCTGTTTTACACACAAAAGGACCATTAATGGTAATTGCCGGAGCTGGTTCTGGTAAAACAAGAGTGTTAACATACCGTATAGCATATTTAATACAGCAGGGTGTAGACCCGTACAATATTTTATCACTTACGTTTACCAATAAGGCGGCAAGAGAAATGAAAGTACGTATTGCAGATATTGCAGGTAGTGCAGAGACAAAGAGTTTATGGATGGGAACTTTTCACTCTATATTTGCTAAATTATTGCGTTATGAGGCAGACAAGTTAGGTTATCCAAATAATTTTACTATTTACGATACTCAAGATTCTCAGCGTTTAATTGCATCTATTATTAAAGAAATGCAATTAGATAAGGATATATATAAGTACAAGCAAATACAAAACAGAATATCATCTTACAAAAACAGTTTAATTACTGTAAAGGCATATTTTAATAATCCAGATTTAATGGAGGCAGATGCAATGGCAAAACGCCCACGTACTGGTGAAATTTATAAAAATTATGTAGAGAGATGTTTTAAGGCAGGAGCAATGGATTTTGATGATTTATTATTAAAAACCAATGAGCTTTTAAACGTTTTTCCAGAAGTGCTTCAAAAGTACCAAAATAGGTTTCAGTATATAATGGTAGATGAGTACCAAGATACCAACCACTCACAATACTTAATAGTTAAGGCTTTATCAGACAAATTTCAGAACATATGTGTGGTAGGTGATGATGCACAGAGTATTTATTCTTTTAGAGGAGCAAACATTAGTAATATTCTAAACTTTCAAAAAGATTATGATAATGTTGCAATGTACAGGTTAGAGCAGAATTACCGTTCTACTGGTAATATTGTAAATGCCGCAAACTCTATCATAGAAAAAAATAAAAATCAGCTTGAAAAAGTTGTATGGACCTCTAATGATGATGGGCCACTGATTAAAGTTCATCGTAGTATTACAGATGCAGAGGAAGGTAGATTTGTAGCGGGTACTATTTTTGAAACAAGAATGAACGAGCAACTGCATAACGGAGAATTTGCAGTGCTTTACCGTACCAACTCCCAATCTAGATCTATTGAAGATGCTTTGCGTAAAAGAGACATACCGTACAGAATATATGGAGGTTTATCTTTTTACCAACGTAAAGAAATTAAAGATGTGTTAGCATATTTAAGGTTAGTAATTAACCCTAAAGATGAAGAGGCATTAAAGCGCGTTATAAATTTTCCGGGTAGGGGAATTGGGCAAGCAACTATAGATAAACTATTAGTTACGGCTAACCATTATGGACGCTCTATGTTTGAAGTTATGGAAAACATAGATAAAATAGAATTAAAAATAAACGCTGGTACCAAACGTAGATTAACAGAATTTGTTAATATGATTAAAGGTTTTCAGATAATGAATAAAGGAGCAGATGCTTTTTCTTTGTCTGAACACGTAGCTAAAAAAACAGGTATTCTTTTAGAGTTTAAAAAAGACGGCACACCAGAAGGTATTGCCAAAATGGAAAACATAGAAGAGCTTTTAAATGGTATAAAGGATTTTGTTGAAGGGCAAATGGAACTTGCTGATGCAACAGGTAATATAGCAGAATTTTTAGAAGATGTAGCACTTGCTACAGATTTAGATAATGATAAAGGTGATGATGACCGTGTTGCGCTTATGACCATACATATGGCAAAAGGGTTAGAGTTTCCGCACGTATTTATTGTTGGTATGGAAGAAGACTTGTTCCCATCTGCAATGAGTATGAACACGCGTACTGAGCTTGAAGAGGAGCGAAGATTATTTTATGTAGCTTTAACCAGAGCAGAAAAACAAGCTTATTTAACATATACAGAAAGTAGATACCGTTGGGGTAAATTAGTAGATGCAGAGCCAAGTAGATTTATAGAGGAGATAGATGAAAAGTATATAGAAAACCTAACTCCGGTAAGTAATTATAAATACAAATCTTTAATAGATAAAAATATTTTTGGTGAAGTAGATAAAAGTAAACTTAGACAAGTTAAACCTGTTTCAGGTATACCACCAAGTGCCCCTAAACCAAATGAAAACCAACTACGTAAGCTACGTAAACTAAAACCAGAACTTGCGCAGCCAATAGCAAATAATGCCAACCTAGATCCTAATTTGGTAGAAGGTGCAGCAGTTAACCATACGAGGTTTGGTAGGGGAGTTATACTTAAAATTGATGGTGTAGGTAACGATAAAAAAGCAGAAATTAAGTTTGATAAAGGTGATATTAAAAAACTTTTACTACGTTTTGCTAAGTTAGAAGTACTGTAAACAGGGATGTAATTTTCCTACTAAATAGTTTTATTTGTGTTATATTTATTACAAATAACCACCAATTTTTTTTAGTATGATATTTTACGGATCTAATTCATCGCAATTAAAGTCTAAGTTAACAAGGCAAATACCTTGTGCTAACTGTAATGAGAGTGCAAAATTTAATGTAGAAGTTTATGGCAAGTACGCCCATTTGTATTGGATACCTATTTTTCCAATAGGTAAAACAGGTGGTGCAGTATGTACCAATTGTAATACTGTTTTTGAGCCAAAGCAAATGGACCATAATTTAAAATTAGAATACCAAAATGTTAAAGACGAAGCTAAAACACCAATAAGACATTTTTCTGCATTATTTATTATTGCTATATTAATTACAGGATTAAGTGTTTCTTCATTTTTAGATGGTAAAAACTCTGAAGAATATATAGCACACCCTATGGTTAACGATTTGTATGAGTTTAAAACTGAAGCTAATTATTATTCTACAATGAAGATTTCTTCTATATCAGATAGTATATACTTTAAGTTTAATGAATATGAAACCAATAAAAAGTCTGGAATTTCTGAAATTGATATACCAAAAAATTATGAAGAGCAAGAATATGGGTATACAACAAAAGAGTTGCAAGGACTGTTTAAAGACAATATTATTTACGAGGTAAAAAGAAACTAAGTGTATTGTAAGGTTTTTTATAATACTAAGACTTATTTTTATCTGTTATTAAATACATAAAATTATGGCTCAGTTTATTAAAATATACCCAGAGAATCCTAATGCAGATGCAATTAAAAAAGTTGTAGATGTTTTAAAAAAAGGAGGTTTGGTTATATATCCTACAGATACTGTTTACGGTCTAGGTTGTGATATAACCAATACTAAGGCTTTAGAGAAAATAGCACGTATTAAAGGAGTTAAGCTTGCCAAAGCTAATTTTTCATTTATTTGTGCAGACCTTAGCAATTTGTCTGAGTATGTAAAACAAATTGATACAGCTACATTTAAAATTTTAAAAAGAGCATTACCAGGGCCTTATACTTTTATATTGCCTGGTAATAATAATTTACCTAAAGATTTTAAAAAGAAAAAGACTGTAGGTATACGTGTGCCAGATAATTCTATAGCAAATGCAATGGTACAAGCACTAGGAAACCCAATAGTGTCTACATCTATTAGAGATGAAGATGAGTTGTTAGAATATACTACAGATCCAGAATTAATTTATGAAAAATGGGATAATTTAGTAGACATTGTTATAGATGGTGGTTACGGAGATAATACGGCATCTACTGTGGTAGATTTATCTGATGGCGAACCAGAGATAATAAGAGAAGGTAAAGGAAGTATAGATATATTTTAATTGTAAATAAAATATAAGTTAAGAATAAAAAAAGCCTCGCATTATGCGAGGCTTTCTTATTATAAATAATAATTAATACTATTTGTTTATTGCAGGATCTTTCATTCCTTCTTCAATCATACTGTAAAACTGATCAATTTTAGGAAGTACTACAATTCTTGTTCTTCTGTTTCTAGCTTTATCTGTAGAAGATACTGGTATGTATTGAGATCTACCTGCAGCCGTCATACGCTTAGGATCTACTCCGTACTCATTTTGTAATATACGAACTACAGCAGTTGCACGCTTAACACTTAAATCCCAGTTGTCTAATAAAACACCTTTTCTGTAAGGTACAGCATCTGTGTGTCCTTCTACCATAAATTCAAAATCTGGCTTGTTATTTACAACTTGTGCAACTTTACCTAATACTTCTTTAGCTCTTGTTGCTACATTGTAGCTACCGCTGCTAAATAATAATTTATCAGATATAGATACAAAAACCACACCTTTTTCTACGCTAATTTCAATATCCTCGTCATCTAAATTACCAAGAACACCTTTTAAACTCTGTACTAATGAAAGGTTTACAGAATCTCTACGTGTAATTGCATCGTTTAATTTACGTATTGTTAAATCTTTTTCTTTTAAACTTTCTAAAGACTTTTCTAAGTTTTCAGCACCTTTCGCAGACAAATCTGTTAGGTTACCCATATTATCTACTAATACTTGGTTGTTGGCTTTAAGAAAATCGTTTTGGTCTTCTAAAGTTCTTAACCTTGCATCTGCAGTAGCTTTTTCTTCTATACAGCTATTAAGCTTAACCGTTGCTGAATTTAATAAATCTTCAGTTTCTTTATTTTTTGCCTCTAACTCCGCATATTTCTTTTGCGATACGCAAGAAGATAATAATATTGTAGCTCCTAAAGCGCCTAAAAAAATCTTTTTCATATTCATATTACTATTAATTGTTATTTGTTTCAAAATTATATAAAATGTTCTATCTAATGGTACTACAATTTAGTTAATCTTTTACTAAATTGTTAAATTCCTTATAACCATTTACGAAATAAGACCACACAACGGATTTAATTAAATAATATTTTTTTGTTCTACTGTTTAACTCTTTCTTTTTTAGTGTTTTAGGTAAATTCCAATAAAAACTAAAATGTGCCTTAACAATTGCTAAACAATGTGTAAATCTCATTTGCGATAAAAATCGTAAACCTGCTATACCATCCAACAATAACCTTGCCATAACTATAAAAAATGCCTTATAAATTGGTATATTTTTTACAATACTGTAAAGTGAATTTCTAAAGTTTAAAAATGTCTTTTTTGGATTCATTTCATTAAGAGTAGACCCGCCTAAATGGTAAACTGTAGAAGCACCAACATACATAATTTCTAGGCCTTTGTTTTGTGCACGCCAACATAAATCTATTTCTTCTTGGTGCGCAAAGTAATCTTCATCAAAACCACCTAAATTAAAAAAAGTAGCTTTACGTATAAATAAGCAGGCACCACTTGCCCAAAATATTGGCAAATTGTCATTGTATTGTCCTTTATCTTCTTCTAATGTGTCAAAAATTCTACCTCTACAAAACGGATAGCCAAAACTGTCTAAAAAACCACCTGCAGCACCGGCATATTCAAAATGAGACTTCTTTTTTAAGTCTAAAATTTTTGGTTGTATTATAGCAGTGTTTTTATTTTCA carries:
- a CDS encoding zinc-ribbon domain-containing protein, producing the protein MIFYGSNSSQLKSKLTRQIPCANCNESAKFNVEVYGKYAHLYWIPIFPIGKTGGAVCTNCNTVFEPKQMDHNLKLEYQNVKDEAKTPIRHFSALFIIAILITGLSVSSFLDGKNSEEYIAHPMVNDLYEFKTEANYYSTMKISSISDSIYFKFNEYETNKKSGISEIDIPKNYEEQEYGYTTKELQGLFKDNIIYEVKRN
- a CDS encoding L-threonylcarbamoyladenylate synthase, whose protein sequence is MAQFIKIYPENPNADAIKKVVDVLKKGGLVIYPTDTVYGLGCDITNTKALEKIARIKGVKLAKANFSFICADLSNLSEYVKQIDTATFKILKRALPGPYTFILPGNNNLPKDFKKKKTVGIRVPDNSIANAMVQALGNPIVSTSIRDEDELLEYTTDPELIYEKWDNLVDIVIDGGYGDNTASTVVDLSDGEPEIIREGKGSIDIF
- a CDS encoding glycosyltransferase family 2 protein, which produces MPKIAVVILNWNGVQLLERFLPLVIKHSNNHKIYVADNASTDTSIRYVKENFPGVKIIQNTSNGGYAKGYNDALPNVKEDIFCLLNSDVEVTPNWLTPIENYFNENKNTAIIQPKILDLKKKSHFEYAGAAGGFLDSFGYPFCRGRIFDTLEEDKGQYNDNLPIFWASGACLFIRKATFFNLGGFDEDYFAHQEEIDLCWRAQNKGLEIMYVGASTVYHLGGSTLNEMNPKKTFLNFRNSLYSIVKNIPIYKAFFIVMARLLLDGIAGLRFLSQMRFTHCLAIVKAHFSFYWNLPKTLKKKELNSRTKKYYLIKSVVWSYFVNGYKEFNNLVKD
- a CDS encoding OmpA/MotB family protein, whose translation is MKKIFLGALGATILLSSCVSQKKYAELEAKNKETEDLLNSATVKLNSCIEEKATADARLRTLEDQNDFLKANNQVLVDNMGNLTDLSAKGAENLEKSLESLKEKDLTIRKLNDAITRRDSVNLSLVQSLKGVLGNLDDEDIEISVEKGVVFVSISDKLLFSSGSYNVATRAKEVLGKVAQVVNNKPDFEFMVEGHTDAVPYRKGVLLDNWDLSVKRATAVVRILQNEYGVDPKRMTAAGRSQYIPVSSTDKARNRRTRIVVLPKIDQFYSMIEEGMKDPAINK